From Gemmatimonadaceae bacterium, a single genomic window includes:
- a CDS encoding DUF192 domain-containing protein produces MFLPRVFASMLVISLFCAACHEKTAADDDQGDQHVVTYDSTTIRLTTGRDTLPLRVQLAMSDTQHTMGLMQRHHLDENAGMLFAFDSTQSADAGFWMFRTLLPLDIAYIDSAGVIRAIRAMTPCTAMLIQGCPPYPPGVPYRYALEVNGGYFQRHNLGVGALVLIPDLSPFHRAK; encoded by the coding sequence ATGTTCCTGCCTCGTGTATTTGCATCGATGCTCGTTATCTCGTTGTTCTGTGCGGCATGTCACGAAAAAACGGCCGCGGACGACGATCAGGGCGATCAACACGTCGTCACGTATGACTCGACGACGATTCGACTGACGACCGGGCGCGACACGCTTCCGCTGCGCGTGCAACTCGCGATGAGCGACACGCAGCACACGATGGGATTGATGCAGCGGCATCACCTGGATGAGAATGCGGGAATGCTGTTCGCGTTCGACTCGACGCAGTCGGCCGACGCGGGCTTCTGGATGTTTCGCACACTGCTTCCGCTCGACATCGCGTACATCGATTCAGCGGGAGTCATTCGCGCCATTCGCGCCATGACGCCATGCACGGCGATGTTGATCCAGGGCTGCCCTCCGTACCCGCCCGGCGTTCCGTACCGCTACGCGCTCGAGGTGAACGGCGGCTACTTCCAGCGCCACAATCTGGGTGTCGGTGCACTGGTGCTGATTCCCGACCTATCGCCGTTTCATCGCGCGAAGTAG
- a CDS encoding PadR family transcriptional regulator: MPESPRLLAGTLDLLILKTLSLGPMHGYSVAQHIHRLSNDALRIEEGSLYPALKRMQVKGWVTSEIKRTPTGRQARYYRLTTAGRRQLSEEEEVFKQSVAVTARVLRGSER; the protein is encoded by the coding sequence ATGCCAGAATCCCCGCGCCTGCTCGCCGGCACGCTCGACCTGCTGATCCTCAAAACCCTGTCGCTGGGGCCGATGCACGGCTACAGCGTCGCGCAGCACATCCACCGTCTGTCGAACGACGCGCTTCGCATCGAGGAAGGCTCGCTCTATCCGGCGCTCAAGCGCATGCAGGTGAAGGGCTGGGTGACGTCCGAGATCAAACGCACGCCGACCGGACGGCAGGCGCGCTACTACCGGCTCACCACCGCGGGCCGGCGCCAGCTCTCGGAAGAGGAGGAAGTGTTCAAGCAATCCGTGGCGGTCACGGCGCGCGTGCTGCGCGGGTCGGAACGATGA
- a CDS encoding amidohydrolase, which yields MTDRQTRREFMGLTATGVVGVLAHSRRHDVRSTLARLLERTVDPDLVVLNAKVYTMDAAAPRADAFAVSGGRFVALGKTSDIKALAGKRTQTLDAKGMTVVPGFADCHNHAGGTLLLYEVLVGNPFEVEFVTIDSIVEKLRARAATTPAGTWVNGYFFDDTKLKDNRPLTRHDLDRVSSEHPVAVRHRGGHTTFYNSKALELAGITRDTPNPAGGTFDRDATGDLTGRVTDRARAALDRVGRAPSYSPDERAQRERDGLSHISKQFVRYGLTTVHHEGGDLTALQEVRDRGELLHRVSYEASGRVLDAMVSSGIRSGFGDDWIKFGATSEHTVDGSFSERTMALSKPYPGTSYTGNVTETQADLNAWVERMHRAGIQVNCHANGDVAIEMYLTAFERAQQLAPRADARPKITHCTLINDDLVRRIKALGAVPAMFTTYAYYNSDKFVYYGEELMTRSMAYRTMLDAGIHAAAGSDFQPGPFAPLMGMQGMVTRTGWDRKTWGANQRITVDEALAVNTINGAYASHEEALKGSITPGKLADFVLLADDPHTVKADRIKDITIVRTVVDGKTVYQA from the coding sequence ATGACCGACCGCCAGACGCGCCGAGAGTTCATGGGCCTGACCGCGACTGGGGTCGTGGGTGTGCTCGCGCACTCGCGAAGGCACGATGTGAGATCGACGCTCGCGCGACTGCTCGAGCGGACCGTCGATCCCGATCTCGTCGTGCTCAACGCGAAAGTCTACACGATGGACGCTGCCGCTCCGCGCGCGGACGCATTCGCGGTGAGCGGTGGACGATTCGTCGCGCTGGGGAAGACGAGCGACATCAAAGCGCTCGCCGGCAAGCGCACGCAGACACTCGACGCGAAGGGAATGACCGTGGTGCCAGGATTCGCCGACTGCCACAACCACGCGGGCGGCACCCTGCTGCTGTACGAGGTGCTCGTCGGCAATCCGTTCGAGGTGGAGTTCGTCACGATCGACAGCATCGTCGAGAAGTTGCGGGCACGCGCGGCGACGACGCCCGCCGGCACGTGGGTCAACGGCTACTTCTTCGACGACACGAAGCTCAAGGACAATCGTCCGCTCACGCGACACGATCTCGATCGGGTCTCGAGCGAGCACCCCGTGGCCGTTCGTCATCGCGGCGGACATACCACCTTCTACAACAGCAAGGCGTTGGAGTTGGCGGGGATCACTCGTGACACGCCGAATCCCGCGGGCGGGACGTTCGACCGCGACGCGACCGGCGACCTCACGGGCCGAGTGACCGACCGTGCGCGGGCCGCGCTCGACCGCGTTGGCCGCGCTCCGTCGTACTCGCCCGACGAGCGCGCGCAGCGGGAGCGCGACGGCCTATCACATATCTCTAAACAATTCGTGCGCTACGGCCTCACGACCGTGCATCATGAGGGCGGCGACCTGACGGCGTTGCAGGAGGTGCGCGATCGTGGCGAGCTGCTGCACCGGGTCAGCTACGAAGCGAGCGGGCGCGTGCTCGACGCAATGGTCTCCAGCGGCATCCGGTCGGGATTCGGCGACGACTGGATCAAGTTCGGCGCCACCTCCGAGCATACGGTGGATGGATCGTTTTCGGAACGCACGATGGCGCTGAGCAAGCCGTACCCGGGCACGAGCTACACCGGGAACGTGACCGAAACGCAAGCCGACCTCAACGCGTGGGTCGAGCGCATGCATCGCGCCGGCATTCAAGTGAACTGTCACGCGAACGGCGACGTCGCCATCGAGATGTACCTGACCGCGTTCGAGCGGGCGCAACAGTTGGCGCCGCGCGCCGACGCGCGGCCTAAGATCACGCACTGCACGCTGATCAACGACGACCTGGTTCGGCGCATCAAGGCGCTCGGGGCCGTACCCGCGATGTTCACGACGTATGCGTACTACAACAGCGACAAGTTCGTCTACTATGGCGAGGAGCTGATGACGCGCAGCATGGCGTATCGCACCATGCTCGACGCCGGCATCCACGCCGCCGCGGGCTCCGACTTTCAGCCGGGACCCTTCGCCCCGCTGATGGGCATGCAAGGCATGGTCACGCGCACCGGCTGGGATCGAAAGACGTGGGGAGCGAACCAGCGCATCACGGTGGACGAAGCGCTCGCCGTCAACACGATCAACGGCGCCTATGCGTCGCACGAGGAAGCGCTCAAGGGATCGATCACGCCCGGCAAGCTCGCGGACTTCGTGCTGCTCGCGGACGATCCGCACACGGTGAAGGCGGATCGGATCAAGGACATTACGATCGTGCGCACCGTCGTGGACGGAAAAACGGTGTACCAGGCCTGA
- a CDS encoding PadR family transcriptional regulator has product MAKPAANEQVLQGTLDLLILKTLSLAPMHGWGLTHRIEQLSRDALQVGQGSIYPALVRLEQRGWIDTEWRITENSRRAKYYRLTAAGRRALGQERASWDRFVTAVALVLAAE; this is encoded by the coding sequence GTGGCCAAGCCCGCCGCCAACGAACAGGTTCTGCAAGGCACCTTGGACCTGCTCATTCTCAAGACGCTCTCGCTCGCGCCGATGCACGGCTGGGGACTCACCCACCGCATCGAACAGCTTTCCCGCGACGCCCTGCAGGTCGGCCAGGGTTCCATCTACCCCGCCCTCGTCCGGCTCGAGCAGCGCGGGTGGATCGACACCGAGTGGCGCATCACCGAGAACAGCCGCCGCGCCAAGTACTATCGGCTCACCGCGGCGGGACGGCGCGCGCTGGGGCAGGAGCGCGCGTCCTGGGATCGCTTCGTTACCGCCGTCGCGCTCGTGCTCGCCGCGGAGTGA
- a CDS encoding DUF488 family protein, with product MAIRIVRLGSPREPGEGLRIGTVRRPPRGVKKADYARRDYFDLWFPDLAPSAAVVSSAMSEPWTPARWKAFARRYRAEMKKPEKQRLLELLAELSKQTDFSVGCYCEDESLCHRSLLAELLEEAGADVK from the coding sequence GTGGCCATTCGAATCGTTCGCCTTGGCAGTCCGCGCGAGCCCGGTGAGGGATTGCGGATAGGCACCGTGCGCCGGCCGCCCCGCGGCGTGAAAAAAGCGGACTACGCGCGACGCGACTACTTCGATCTCTGGTTTCCCGACTTGGCGCCGAGCGCGGCCGTTGTTTCCTCTGCGATGTCGGAGCCTTGGACTCCTGCTCGATGGAAAGCCTTCGCGCGCCGGTACCGGGCCGAGATGAAGAAACCGGAAAAGCAGCGTCTCCTCGAGCTTCTCGCCGAACTGTCGAAGCAGACGGACTTCTCCGTCGGGTGCTACTGCGAGGATGAATCACTGTGCCATCGGTCGCTCCTCGCTGAGCTGCTCGAGGAAGCCGGCGCCGACGTGAAGTGA
- a CDS encoding DinB family protein encodes MAETEWWQRGPIDGVPAVLQPVAHILLQVRESVHEMVGGLTDDQWNARPAGVASAAFHVRHMAGVIDRLFTYARGEGLSAEQFAAIQREREPLAAADVSNALDALDARVDTAIDQLRATDAATLGDFRGVGRAQLPSTVIGCLVHGAEHSMRHVGQLSVTVRVVRAG; translated from the coding sequence ATGGCCGAAACGGAGTGGTGGCAGCGCGGCCCAATCGACGGTGTACCAGCCGTCCTGCAGCCGGTCGCGCACATTCTACTACAGGTTCGCGAGAGCGTTCACGAGATGGTCGGTGGCCTGACCGACGACCAATGGAACGCGCGTCCAGCAGGCGTCGCCTCGGCAGCGTTCCATGTCCGCCACATGGCCGGGGTGATCGACCGGCTGTTCACGTACGCGCGCGGCGAGGGATTGTCCGCCGAGCAGTTCGCGGCGATTCAACGCGAACGTGAACCGCTCGCCGCGGCCGATGTGTCGAATGCACTCGATGCACTGGATGCGCGCGTCGATACGGCCATCGATCAGCTCCGCGCGACCGACGCCGCGACGCTCGGAGATTTTCGCGGCGTTGGTCGCGCGCAACTGCCGTCGACGGTCATCGGCTGTCTCGTGCACGGGGCAGAGCACTCCATGCGCCACGTCGGCCAACTGTCGGTGACCGTCCGCGTCGTGCGAGCTGGTTGA
- the moeB gene encoding molybdopterin-synthase adenylyltransferase MoeB, with amino-acid sequence MSPGELPTLSRDELLRYSRHLILPDVALDGQRKIKAARVLLVGAGGLGSPAALYLAAAGVGTLGLVDFDVVDMTNLQRQVLHGVSYVGKPKLESARARIADLNPNVDVRTHETRLTSANALEIFEQYDIIVDGTDNFATRYLTNDACVMLGKPNVYGSIFRFEGQASVFATTDGPCYRCLFPTPPPPGLVPSCAEGGVLGVLPGLVGTIQATETLKIILGIGESLAGRLLLIDTMTMRFHSVKVPRDPECPACGLRTIDALIDYDEFCGTPHGATVAANDIPEISPRELATRLEQHDDFDLIDVREPYEWNIAHLPTARLIPLGRIPTEMSSLDNSRELVVYCRSGMRSADAARQLRAAGFRVSNLAGGILRWSDDVDPAVPKY; translated from the coding sequence ATGAGTCCGGGTGAGCTTCCCACGCTGTCGCGCGACGAGCTGTTGCGATACAGCCGCCATCTGATCCTGCCCGACGTCGCGCTCGACGGCCAGCGGAAGATCAAGGCGGCGCGCGTGCTGCTCGTCGGAGCGGGTGGGCTCGGTTCGCCGGCGGCATTATATCTCGCGGCCGCGGGCGTCGGAACGCTCGGCCTGGTCGACTTCGACGTCGTCGACATGACGAACCTGCAGCGACAGGTGCTGCACGGGGTTTCGTACGTCGGCAAGCCCAAGCTCGAGTCGGCGCGCGCCCGCATTGCCGATCTCAATCCGAACGTCGACGTGCGGACGCACGAGACGCGGCTGACGTCGGCCAACGCCCTGGAGATCTTCGAGCAATACGACATCATCGTGGACGGCACCGACAACTTTGCGACGCGCTATCTCACCAACGACGCGTGCGTGATGCTCGGCAAGCCGAACGTGTACGGCTCGATTTTCCGCTTCGAGGGTCAGGCGTCGGTGTTCGCGACCACCGACGGTCCGTGCTATCGCTGTCTTTTTCCGACGCCGCCACCACCGGGCCTCGTGCCAAGCTGCGCGGAAGGCGGCGTGCTCGGCGTGCTGCCCGGCCTGGTCGGCACCATTCAAGCGACGGAAACCCTGAAGATCATTCTTGGTATTGGCGAATCGCTCGCGGGGCGGTTGTTGCTGATCGACACCATGACCATGCGCTTTCATTCGGTGAAAGTGCCGCGCGATCCGGAATGTCCGGCCTGCGGTCTGCGCACCATTGACGCACTCATCGACTACGACGAATTCTGCGGAACACCGCATGGAGCGACGGTGGCAGCGAACGACATTCCCGAGATCTCGCCGCGCGAGCTCGCGACGCGGTTGGAGCAGCACGACGACTTCGACTTGATCGACGTGCGCGAACCCTATGAATGGAACATCGCGCACCTTCCGACGGCGCGACTGATTCCCCTCGGCCGCATTCCCACCGAGATGTCATCGCTGGACAACTCACGCGAGCTCGTCGTGTACTGCCGCAGCGGCATGCGCAGCGCCGACGCCGCGCGCCAGCTTCGCGCGGCCGGTTTCCGCGTCAGCAATCTCGCCGGCGGCATTCTGCGCTGGAGCGACGACGTCGATCCGGCCGTGCCGAAATACTAG
- a CDS encoding ADOP family duplicated permease: protein MILTRVRAALIRAREMFRRRSRVATEQDEEFSFHLDMETAENVRRGMSEADARRAALLRFGGTQRFREETSDARGVVALDHLARDARFALRRLRRAPAFTIGVVATLGIGIGAAAGIGAIVYGVLLRDLPYRDPDRLVRVSFHTDAIAGSGDLNSAATVFHFMKSAHSFTELGAYFTNDSFILTDGDTPERVTVALMTPSVFTLLGVRPVLGQLFLPSDTSWYGERLLPILISQELWERRYGADPKIIGRRVDINRGERMVIGVLPRTFDFPSPSVSVYYPAPIPVRRPDITVRGLTVVGRLRDGVDLRAAEAELNALVPTLAIRFPTITAEQLRQSHARVSVASLKAATVGPVRAQLVLLGCLVAVVLLVATTNVVNLFLLRTERSALEIAIALSLGATRVALAQRFIIEGVVLGLASAVVALPIAVLALSTKFGFTDREIPRLHEVTFTTGTMGLVVAGATLIGGIVGFTAMTRAGFAGLVDRLRASRSTSSRAWRRAQSGLVTFQVAIALVLLVAAALLGRSFWNLRNAKIGFKPEHAMTFQVSLPWDGYTSYGADAAFHAKVLDRLSALPGVTSVGVALRLPLASHGAPLLESQLRPSDDVARSPVAASGNMASAEYFHTMGIPLLAGRSFRSGDLRGAPAVVLSARVAMSLFGTTDVVGRRITRTRENEPPSIFTIVGVVGDVHWERIEDGYVPTVYFPLLRDGDGLPPDNHAVPFRPQDVQYAIHGTRLPSASDLQEMLKQLDRRVPASRVSSLGALVDDATARVRLTMLLIAFAGAAALLLGVIGVYSVVSYAASGRVREFGIRLALGAAPSRVAGLVLNDGVKLVAIGTCIGVVVALGTTRFLRTLLYEVRPNSIAELGGATAVLVMVTLVATFVPARRAARTHPALVLRGE from the coding sequence ATGATACTGACCCGCGTGCGTGCCGCGCTCATTCGCGCCCGAGAAATGTTCCGCCGCCGCTCCCGCGTTGCGACGGAACAGGACGAGGAATTTTCCTTTCATCTCGACATGGAAACGGCGGAGAACGTTCGCCGAGGAATGAGCGAAGCTGACGCTCGGCGGGCCGCACTGCTCCGCTTCGGCGGTACGCAGCGCTTCCGCGAGGAAACGAGCGACGCGCGCGGAGTCGTCGCACTCGACCATCTCGCGCGCGACGCACGCTTCGCGCTTCGGCGCCTCCGTCGCGCGCCGGCATTCACCATCGGCGTCGTCGCGACGCTCGGCATCGGAATCGGCGCGGCGGCCGGCATCGGCGCCATCGTGTACGGTGTGCTGTTGCGCGACTTGCCGTATCGCGACCCCGATCGCCTCGTGCGCGTGAGCTTCCATACGGACGCCATCGCCGGATCGGGCGATCTGAATTCGGCGGCCACGGTTTTCCATTTCATGAAGAGCGCGCACTCGTTCACCGAGCTTGGCGCGTATTTCACCAACGACAGCTTCATCCTCACGGACGGCGACACGCCCGAGCGTGTCACCGTCGCCCTGATGACCCCGAGTGTGTTCACGCTGCTCGGTGTGCGCCCAGTCCTTGGCCAGCTGTTCCTACCAAGCGACACGTCGTGGTACGGCGAACGCCTGCTTCCCATTCTCATTTCACAGGAGCTCTGGGAACGACGTTATGGTGCTGACCCGAAAATCATCGGACGGCGTGTCGACATCAACCGCGGAGAGCGAATGGTCATTGGCGTGCTACCGCGCACGTTCGATTTTCCGTCGCCATCCGTGAGCGTTTACTATCCCGCGCCGATTCCGGTGCGCCGACCCGACATCACGGTGCGCGGATTGACCGTTGTCGGCCGCTTGCGAGACGGCGTCGATCTGCGCGCCGCCGAGGCGGAATTGAACGCGCTCGTTCCGACACTCGCCATTCGCTTCCCGACGATCACCGCGGAGCAGCTCCGACAGAGCCACGCTCGTGTTTCGGTGGCGTCGCTCAAGGCGGCGACTGTTGGGCCCGTGCGAGCGCAACTCGTTCTGCTCGGCTGTCTCGTCGCTGTCGTCCTGCTCGTTGCGACGACGAACGTGGTCAATCTGTTCCTGCTGCGAACAGAGCGCTCCGCTTTGGAAATCGCCATCGCGCTCTCGCTCGGCGCCACGCGTGTGGCGCTCGCGCAGAGGTTCATCATCGAAGGAGTGGTGCTTGGGCTCGCGTCGGCCGTTGTCGCGCTTCCCATAGCCGTGCTGGCGTTGTCGACCAAGTTCGGCTTCACCGATCGCGAGATTCCGCGCCTTCACGAAGTCACTTTCACGACGGGCACGATGGGTTTGGTCGTCGCCGGCGCCACGCTGATTGGCGGCATCGTTGGTTTTACCGCGATGACCCGCGCGGGTTTCGCAGGTTTGGTGGATCGCCTGCGCGCGTCGCGATCGACATCAAGCCGGGCGTGGCGGCGCGCGCAGAGTGGTCTCGTGACATTTCAGGTCGCGATCGCGCTGGTGCTGCTCGTCGCCGCGGCGCTACTCGGCCGCAGCTTCTGGAATCTGCGCAACGCGAAGATCGGGTTCAAACCCGAGCACGCTATGACCTTCCAGGTGTCGTTGCCCTGGGATGGGTACACGTCCTATGGCGCGGACGCGGCGTTTCACGCGAAAGTGCTCGATCGCCTGAGCGCGCTGCCCGGCGTGACGTCGGTCGGCGTTGCGTTGCGGCTTCCGCTCGCGAGCCACGGCGCGCCGTTGCTCGAGTCGCAGCTTCGGCCGAGCGATGATGTGGCGCGGTCACCGGTGGCGGCATCCGGTAACATGGCGAGTGCCGAATATTTCCACACGATGGGAATTCCGCTGCTCGCCGGACGCAGCTTCCGGTCCGGCGACCTGCGGGGCGCGCCGGCGGTGGTCCTGAGTGCGCGCGTTGCGATGAGTCTTTTCGGAACGACGGACGTCGTTGGCCGGCGTATCACGAGAACGCGCGAGAATGAGCCACCGTCGATATTCACGATCGTTGGCGTGGTCGGTGACGTCCACTGGGAGCGTATCGAGGACGGCTATGTGCCGACGGTGTATTTCCCACTCCTGCGCGACGGCGACGGTCTCCCGCCCGACAATCACGCCGTGCCATTCCGCCCGCAGGACGTGCAATATGCGATACACGGGACACGACTTCCGAGCGCGTCGGATCTTCAGGAAATGCTCAAGCAGCTGGACCGCCGCGTACCTGCATCGAGAGTCAGCTCGCTTGGCGCTTTGGTCGATGATGCGACGGCACGGGTGCGACTCACGATGCTGCTCATCGCGTTCGCCGGCGCCGCCGCGTTGTTGCTTGGCGTGATCGGCGTGTATAGCGTGGTGTCGTATGCGGCGAGCGGGCGCGTGCGAGAGTTTGGAATTCGTCTTGCGCTCGGTGCTGCGCCGTCGCGCGTCGCCGGCCTGGTCCTGAATGACGGAGTCAAGCTCGTTGCGATCGGCACCTGCATCGGCGTCGTCGTCGCGCTCGGCACGACGAGATTCTTGCGCACGCTCTTGTATGAGGTCAGGCCGAACAGCATCGCGGAGCTCGGCGGCGCCACGGCGGTACTCGTGATGGTGACGCTCGTTGCGACGTTCGTTCCGGCGCGGAGAGCGGCGCGGACGCATCCGGCGCTCGTGCTGCGCGGCGAGTAG
- a CDS encoding class I SAM-dependent methyltransferase: MTYNADSVRQYFDTFADREWLRLESTVQGRTNYAVHKRFLDEYARPGMRVLDIGSGPGRFAIDLALLGADVTVADLSPVQLELARARFAERGVLDKIAAVRELDVTNLESIDDASYDLIVCYGGVLSYTRDRHPVALRELARVVRPGGVVLLSVISLYGTLRLVGPLDAAKVLDEFDLHMDLAAVLGGADVIYTRERSAEFHHPIALFTSRGLRSAIEDAGLAVEKLASANPLLPQYSRVPNIEVNAHAADRLRDLEVAVCDNPGLVDAGGHMIAVARRPVP, from the coding sequence ATGACCTATAACGCCGATTCCGTTCGACAGTACTTCGACACGTTCGCGGATCGCGAGTGGCTGCGACTCGAGTCCACTGTGCAGGGACGAACCAACTATGCCGTGCACAAACGGTTTCTCGACGAGTACGCGCGACCCGGCATGCGCGTGCTCGACATCGGCTCGGGCCCAGGCCGCTTCGCCATCGACCTCGCCCTGCTCGGCGCCGACGTCACGGTCGCCGACTTGTCGCCGGTGCAGCTCGAACTCGCGCGCGCACGATTCGCCGAGCGCGGCGTGCTCGACAAGATTGCCGCTGTGCGCGAGCTCGATGTGACGAATCTCGAATCAATCGACGACGCGTCGTATGATCTCATCGTGTGTTACGGCGGTGTGCTTTCGTACACGCGCGACCGACACCCGGTGGCTTTACGAGAGTTGGCGCGTGTCGTGCGACCGGGCGGTGTCGTGCTGCTCAGCGTCATCTCGTTGTATGGAACATTGCGCCTGGTAGGTCCGCTCGACGCGGCCAAAGTGCTGGACGAATTCGATCTGCACATGGACCTGGCGGCGGTGCTCGGCGGCGCGGATGTCATCTACACGCGCGAACGCAGCGCCGAGTTCCATCATCCGATCGCGCTGTTCACTTCGCGCGGGCTGCGGTCGGCGATCGAAGATGCCGGCCTGGCAGTGGAGAAGTTGGCGTCGGCCAACCCGCTTTTGCCGCAGTATTCGAGAGTGCCGAACATCGAGGTGAACGCGCATGCCGCGGACCGTCTGCGCGATCTGGAAGTCGCGGTGTGCGACAATCCGGGGCTAGTCGATGCCGGAGGGCACATGATCGCCGTAGCGCGTCGCCCGGTCCCGTGA
- a CDS encoding DUF4375 domain-containing protein has product MNSPWPDPKFAVLTPELLSSLSADDVASAIVQHVELRLIAPGISRDAIVSLLPPGTAAIYTTWLVDVEVNNGGFNQFFFNPYGKLAGNALAGYELIGAEEYASVMRAAIATHESERARILPHYEEHTAQSFRDSYRVTELGEVDQRYYSLGDRIYDIWAAFAHARPELIVG; this is encoded by the coding sequence ATGAATAGCCCGTGGCCCGACCCGAAGTTCGCCGTATTGACACCTGAGCTCCTGTCGTCGCTTTCGGCGGACGACGTCGCGAGCGCAATCGTGCAACACGTCGAGCTGCGGCTCATTGCGCCAGGCATCAGCCGTGATGCGATCGTCAGCTTGCTGCCGCCGGGCACCGCCGCGATCTACACCACGTGGCTCGTGGACGTCGAGGTGAACAACGGCGGCTTCAATCAGTTCTTTTTCAATCCGTACGGTAAACTCGCCGGAAACGCGCTTGCCGGATACGAGCTCATTGGCGCCGAGGAGTACGCGTCGGTCATGCGCGCCGCGATCGCGACGCACGAGAGCGAACGCGCGCGCATACTGCCACACTACGAAGAGCACACCGCGCAATCGTTTCGCGATTCATATCGCGTCACCGAGCTCGGCGAGGTGGATCAGCGATACTATTCGCTCGGCGATCGGATCTACGACATCTGGGCCGCGTTCGCACACGCACGGCCCGAACTGATCGTCGGCTGA
- a CDS encoding M20/M25/M40 family metallo-hydrolase, with protein sequence MSMLIQRYALLGAFVLGAAPADARGQALSTAERAVATSVDAHNTEALALLERIVNINSGTMNFAGVRQVADVLRSRFDSLGFRTRWVDGAAFHRAGHLVAEHPGPGPKILLIGHLDTVFEPSSPFQRFQRLNDSTARGPGVIDMKGGDVIILYALKALKDAGTLDRMNVTVVFDGDEEDSGTPTAEARRTLVDAAEGATVALGFEDGAADPRTAVISRRSAGSWTVRTTGHPAHSSQIFKPEVGAGAVYEASRIVHEFYTRLSNEPYLTFNPGMIVGGTLVDVDTDGTVGKASGKRNVVAEHAVVTGDLRTLSPEQLAKAQSTMRDVVSHHLPLTNADISFDEGYPPMAPTDGNRRLLAMYDKASRDLGFGGVEAVDPSRAGAADVSFVAHVVPMLIDGIGLSGHDDHTESETADLRWLGPQTKRAALLMYRLTNMPPRT encoded by the coding sequence ATGTCCATGCTCATTCAACGATACGCGCTCCTCGGCGCATTCGTTCTCGGCGCCGCGCCTGCCGACGCCCGCGGGCAAGCACTCTCGACCGCGGAACGCGCCGTCGCGACGTCGGTCGATGCGCATAACACCGAGGCGCTTGCCCTGCTCGAGCGCATCGTGAACATCAACAGCGGCACGATGAATTTCGCCGGCGTTCGGCAGGTCGCCGACGTGCTGCGCTCGCGCTTCGACTCACTCGGCTTTCGTACGCGGTGGGTTGATGGCGCCGCGTTTCATCGCGCCGGCCATCTCGTCGCCGAACACCCAGGGCCCGGCCCAAAGATTCTGCTGATCGGCCATCTCGACACCGTCTTCGAGCCGAGCAGTCCCTTTCAACGCTTCCAGCGGCTGAACGATTCAACCGCGCGCGGCCCGGGCGTCATCGACATGAAGGGCGGCGACGTCATCATCCTCTACGCCTTGAAGGCGCTCAAGGATGCGGGCACGCTCGATCGAATGAATGTGACGGTGGTGTTCGACGGTGACGAAGAGGATTCTGGCACGCCGACCGCCGAAGCGCGCCGTACGCTGGTCGACGCCGCGGAGGGAGCGACCGTTGCGCTTGGCTTCGAGGACGGCGCCGCCGATCCCCGCACCGCCGTCATTTCGCGCCGCAGCGCGGGTTCCTGGACGGTGCGCACGACCGGGCACCCGGCGCATTCATCACAGATTTTTAAACCCGAGGTCGGCGCCGGCGCGGTGTACGAGGCGTCGCGGATCGTGCATGAGTTCTACACCCGGCTGTCGAACGAGCCGTATCTCACGTTCAATCCGGGCATGATCGTCGGCGGCACGCTCGTGGACGTGGACACGGACGGCACCGTCGGAAAAGCGTCGGGCAAACGCAACGTCGTCGCCGAGCATGCGGTGGTGACGGGTGATTTGCGGACGCTGTCGCCCGAGCAATTGGCCAAGGCGCAGAGCACGATGCGGGACGTCGTCTCACACCACCTTCCGTTGACCAACGCGGACATCTCGTTCGACGAAGGCTACCCGCCGATGGCGCCCACCGATGGCAATCGCCGCCTGCTCGCCATGTATGACAAGGCAAGCCGCGATCTCGGATTCGGCGGCGTAGAGGCGGTCGACCCCTCGCGCGCGGGAGCGGCAGACGTGTCGTTCGTTGCGCACGTCGTTCCGATGTTGATCGACGGCATCGGGCTGTCGGGCCACGACGACCACACCGAGAGCGAGACCGCGGATCTGCGCTGGCTCGGGCCGCAGACGAAGCGCGCGGCACTGCTGATGTATCGACTCACGAATATGCCGCCCCGGACGTGA